The region ACACGGGAGGACAATGGATGGATGCAGAAGGACAATGAAACAAGGAGGCCGGCTGGATATTTATGGGAAGGACTGAAGGAGGCTGGATGACAGTCAGTGATCGTTGGAGGCGCAGGCTGACTTCGCCTCTTTTCTAAAATAAGCCAAAACAAATAATCTGTGGCTGATCATCGGCCCGCTAGTCCGCTTTCGGCAAAACCACGCGTCACTCACTGACGTCTGCTTCCTGGCTGGGGGAgcattggagctggagtATTGCAGCTGGATTACTCTGTACAGTATTATTTTTATGGTGCCTTGGGTAACTAACTGCTTCTGCTTACTGATAACCTTGCGGTGTATCTGCGCTGATACGTCCATGCTATCACTGAGGATCGGTGACTGAATATTGCCAGAGGATAAAGTTCTTAGCAGGCAATGCCATTTCTCTCTTGGCAAGCGGCATCTCCCCACAGTACGTAATCCATAAATCCAACGCAGCCAGTCCAACGCTTCGTAATCTCCCGTCCCGCGGGTTGACCTTCAGCCCCAACCGCACATTCTTGCTGTTGCCGTGGATAGGCATCGACATTCCCCTGGCCAGcagttctaatattaaaccaaccAAATTTCGGTTCCGAGCTCGGATTTggtcttctccatctcgttccgcctgtggctgtggctaTTGGCTACAAGCCGACTAGTAACTATGAGGACTGAAGATGAACTCTGGGGCTGAGCTCAGGCTCTGCTCAGCCTTATTAGTCACATGACTTATGGATCTGGCATGGCAACGCATCACATGATCTGGACACCTGGGGCATAAACATGTACTCCATTCACCGTATAAACATTGATTGAATCCATAACTCTCTCCATACCATACATCACTtttccatcatccatcatTACACCTCTAGTTCTCCTCAAACTTGTCAGATGCACTCATTTTGTcatcttcaatctcttcTCCAGTATCCCATCCAAGTGCTTGATCGCCGTGTCTATCTCAGGAATCTCTTCGCTCTCCAGCACAGACCTTCCAGCCGTCATAATCAACCGCTCGGGAGCAGGAACGCCCAAGTATTTGTGGATTCTGGCGCGATGAGTAGCCCGGAAGAGCTGTAGACGTTAGCTATTAGCACGTGGTAGTGACTATATACGTTTCGTgcaactatatatatatatagtcgGAAATGGTAGCGCACTTACCCTCAGTTGCTTCAACATATTCTCTATCTCAATACCAATCAAACCATCCCCGGCCTCTTTCGCCTTCTCTCGAAACCCATGTTCGTGTATCGCCTGACATAACTTCCGCTGCGACTCGGGGATATACCGCCTCATGTTCTCCTCGCTAAAATACGGCGACAACCCCAAAAACGCATCTGCAACACGGAAAAAGGGAGTATGGCTTCCGGATAATCCGTCGTATTCGACGTATTCGCCGTTAATCATCTCTCCAGCGCCCCAGCCTGAAGGACCCTGAACGTAGCGCATCCAGACCTTTGGTGAGATTTGGGCCTCGACGAGAGTTTTGTAGAATACGCGTAGTAGACCAGGGAGCTGCTCAACTATAGCCTTAAGACTGGCAAGGCAAGCGTGCTTGTTGCCGCGGGTGTAGTGAATAATGGACTTGGCCATTTCGTGGTATATGGGGAGCGCCTTGGGTAGGTAGTCAGTTAGATAGACCAACAGAAAGGGCGATAGGGCTAGGCTTGGAAAATTGTACATACCAAccgctcaacaacaacaaatatATGAGAAAAGTTATACTCTGCAGTGCGAATAAGATCCGACAACGCCCCGTTAATCTCGTAAACGATGCGCTCCCGCTCATCAAAGTTGCAGAAATAGTTTGTCATGACGTTCCCCCCCTTCGAGGTGACCCCATACCGTCGGCATATAAACGGCCAGGGTAAGTTCAGTTCCTCAGGGAAGTCGAttatcttctcctcctgcgcaaccTTGACGACGGGGATCACGCCCCATCGGTACACGTGCCGCATGGTTGCGATGCAGGCGCCGAAGCCGTTGTATGAGGCCGGGGCCAAGATACCTTCACAATTGTCTTTGTTTTCGGTGGCACATAGGATGTCTTTCACACTGGGTAGGTCTACTCGTTCAAATAGTGCTCTTCGTACGCGCTCTCTGAAGGAGTTCCGGCGTTCGGTATTGATTTCGTTATCGGTGATTACATCCTCCGTTGCTAGGTATGGCATTACTTCGAGGTAGATGTCATGGTATGGACGAAGGACTGCAGGCCAGGTATCGCGGTGAGTAGCTCGAGGTGGCCAGCTGCCAGCACCGTCTACGTCGACGAGATGCTTCAACTCCCGAAGGACGGGCTCGTTCTCAGTTGCGAGTTTGATTTGGGACAGGGCATTTTGGTATGCTTGGTTTCCGCTCGAGACCTGTTATAATTGCACTATTAGTCTGGTATGGTTCAGGGATGGACGCCGTTGGAGAACAAAGACAGGGCATATCGGCGGATCTTACAGGCTTTGATAATGGCGACATATTGATACTCTTTGATTAACTGCTGCTTTGAACACACAAAGAATGAATAAAGTGACACAAGGCCATGGTTTCTTCGCCTTTATATGTCCAAGGACCACTCGCAAAGTATTCAATTATGAACTCACATAGCTCTGCTTGGGACCACTAGAACCAGAGTACTCACTAGAGTGTCCAACTCATGAACAAAAATTTCCTATTATTAGACACCAGTGTCTCAAAACAGCTATAGTAACTACGGCCCTGAGTATCCTGGAAAACCATTGCGAGCAAATCCATGGCTTGATCACGGAACCCGAAAGCCGGTCGAGTACAGCTCGGATCGGGGTTCGATGTCTCGTAAGTACCGCGCATATTTCTCATGTTTCGCACGAGTTTAAGGCTCTCGAACCTGTCTCACCTAATACGAGCCCGCCATTATGCTCTCGAAGAACCTGGTTGACTGGATCGAACCGATCGAATGCGGCGGGCCGCACTGCGCCACCATCAGGGTGCCGTGGATCGGAGGCCCTAATCTCACGCAATGCACGCACGATCTCTCCTGATTGCGGATAGGGCTCGATGCTGGGATCTCATTAGCTTCCGCTGTATCGGGTTTCTTTGTTGAGAGCGTGGTTCTGATAAAATTAGAAACCTATACTGCGGGTGCAGCCATACGTGTCGAGCCCTAATTGCCAGTTGAATGGGGATCGCGAACTTTGGTGCACCAGTGCTAAGCATGTATGTccggaaaagggaaaaggccGCCAAGATAGTAGTTCACAGGTCACTAGATATGTTCCGGCTTTGTTATGACTCGTTTCTAGACATTAGTGGCAACGTTGTCGATAAATCATTGGCGCCCTCTCCAAGCGACCTTGGAGGCTGCTGCACCCCAAAGTTAGATGCGAGCAACATTGCGATAAATATCGAACGAGTAAAGTACATTATTTTAATGATGGGTACTTCTAGTCTAGAGATAATTAGTGGCGATGGACACCTACTAATAGCTTGAGCCAATGCTCTACCAAGGTACATCGTCCACAGTAGCCATACGATGGCTATCAGAATGCCTGTCTACAAAGGAACGAATGTCACCAAACGCCTCTATTACGACAGGATCATTCCTATACTCCTTGTCTTGAAAGCCGTAGATGATGCCATCTACCCGTGCTGTCCCCAGAAGCATATCCACCCGCCCTGAATCCCCGCGTGTACTTGTCCACCCCATTGTCTTGCCCAGCTGTCCCTGATCACGCATGTCACTCGCATTCCTTAACTCAGCGCACGTAAAGTTACCAGGCTCACGGCAAGTCCCAAAATTATTCTCCATCTGCGGAAATCCATCATCCATAAGTTTCCGCGGCGCCTCAATACCCTTATTCTCATACTGCGTAGCAACCTCACTCGCCTTCCCACTAAGCACAACCGCCTCATTCCCATTATCGGTAATCGACTCACTCATAACCTTAAATCCGCGACTATCCGCAGTCTGGTAGAAGCCGTATAGTGCCTTCACACCTGCAGGCTGCAAGATGTCGCGTGCTAGATCCCGCAGGGCCTCGATGGAGCACTCGGGCATGCGCTTAGGATCGCACAAATCCGGGTTCTTGATATCAAGCCACACAAAGGTGACGTTTTGCCCGTGTCGGCGTGCATCGGCGACGGAGGTGAATAGTTCTTGCGCTGTGGAATCGGTGCTGTTGGCTTCGCCGGAGTGGTCTGCCCACCATCCGGTTTTCTCTTGCGCTGTTAGGTCAACCTCTATGGCATTGGCACCGTGGGAGAGGGCTGCTGTGACGGCCGAGGGACTGAGGACGCGGTGGGCGATGGCGTAGATtggtcgttgttgttgttgttgcctttgttggtggaggtggcggtgatggtggtggtgtccCGGCGATTGGGCGGCACATCCGAGAATATTGAGGGCACAGAGGGTAAGGAAGATGGTGCGATAGACCGCAACGAGTAAAGAAGGCATTCTCCCTATAGGTGCTTTAGTATCCAATCAATTCAGTTCCGAGGGTGAAAATCCGCGATGAAACAGGTACAGAAATAGAGAAATGCGGCAGTTATATACTTACTCTAAGTCGACGTACCTTTTATTTGGTACCTGGAATTTGTTGACCGGCCTACTTACGGTTATGTCTACTGCAGAGAAGACCCTGGGGGCTGGACACGTATTAATGTCTATTATTTGTAGCGACTCCGCTGTGACTATCTGGCGTGAAACAATCGGAACCACATCTGGTGGCCCTGCGTTACAAGTATTATGGGGTCCAAACCCATTGTTTGCTGATATCGCCAAGTTATTGGCTTGGGCTTCCTTATAGGATCTGCCAATCATAGACACGATCGTACACAAATAAATGAGCATTGGGCTGATCAGCAGATCGGCAGATGTGGCGCTGTTTAGATGTGTAGATAGTATACAGAGTAGACGGGGTTAATACAGATTACAAGTATATCTAAaagatattctatataattcAACTGACGGGAATAGCTTCATAAAtcatattaataaattagtgGTTTTTGGCAAGCAACATGCTGAAGCGAGGAGTTGGGAAATGATGTTACAGAGATGACATCAATTGGGTGGAGACACAAACACGTCCGCCCCTTTTTTGCACGCGACACATGCAAACATGTGCAACAACCAGatgctgttggagatagccGGCTAGCCACCTGCCATGCATGGTTTTTGGTGTAGCGGTATAGTGTCTTGTTAGGTTATGGGCCCTTGTTTCGCTTTCTTTGACTACCATGGAAGGTTGCAAAGAACCCCTGGGAGCGCCTGTTTGAACCCTACCGTGGTTGAATTGAATACTATTTTTGAGCAAGCCTGACGGACAGCACCCAGTAATAAAATTCTTGGTACTTAGACAGAAAGACTGAAGCAATTGGGTTTAGGGCTGTCCTTTTTGGGGATAGTGTGTAGGCTGTTAGAGATCCTCTTATTACCCAGGtgtgttggagatagcttGCTAGCCATGCATGGTTTTTAATGTAGCTGCACCGATGTTGGCATAGTCGAGCTGTCATGTTGGTTAATGTTATCCTTGCTACGCAGAGCATATCAATAGAGTAGCTGCCGGGCCAATAACTTAAAGCCCTAACTGCCGAGAAAATGTGCATCGAAGAGGTAGTTAGGACACGAATAATTCCAAGGACCAAGGCAATTGAAAGACGACATTTCAAGTCGACTTAGCCGACTAATGTTACCAGCACCAGAGAGGAGTATCCGAATAAGGAGACCGTGGCGACGCTTGTAAGGCGGAAGAAAGCTACGCTCTGCGCTGAGGCTGAAGAGTTTATTGACCGCCTATTGCGAGTTGCATCACAGAGAGATTTAGTATCATTGTATGGTATGGCTTGTTTATTTAATCTCAACTTTAACTTATCCTGCAGAAGGCGCTGGTTTACCGTCAAGAGACCAGGGAGCTAGGGTGGTAAGGGATATGTAGTATCTAGGGGGAAACCACTTCGCGGGGCATTCTCTAGCCATCTGTTATTTCAGCGTAGGAAATTATAGAACACACTTGAGATTCTATGTTGGTATCCTGCACTACAAGGCGTCGTAGTAACAACATGAACATGGCAAGTCTTGGAGCCAGATGACAGAACTGGACAACatctaccaccaccaacatcaTAATTTGAATCCATTGAGGTCTGCTAATCACTAATGATCGACCGTCTAAATGCGTagtccaccaccaccactatcATCAAACGAACCATGCCATTTGATCCAAACCAACCGTTCGCCAAACCATTCGATCGCACCTACAAACCCGGCGATATGGATTTATGAGGAAACCGGCACCGGGTTCTGGATTTGGATCAGGGTTAGATTCTACATCtactgctcctcctgctgctgctgctgagggaAGTGGATGTTGAATTGTATTGACCACGTTGAGGGCAGAGCACCAAGCGCGTGGGAGGCAGCTGGAGTACGTCGCAGCACATGAGAGAAATGCAGTTATTGTACTGATGATGTCGTGCATTATTAacatttaattattaattattagtactatCCCCGCAGTACCTGAATGCTTAGCTGCTGCACTAACGCCGTAGCCCTAACTAGCGCAGTGTTTCTTCACGAGGGTCAATCAATTTCCCAAGTGGACACGGCCTCCGTCATTGTTTCAGCGCTCACGGTCCGAACTGCCGTCGTCTGTTTCATTTAGATTTCATTTAGATTTCATTTAGATGCATTTTCTTCCGTTTTGCTTTCGGACTCGGCCAGTGCCCAGGCGTATAAAGTTGGCACACTTTCGCCGCCATCTTATGACTTCCAACCGACCACTGTCCTTCTCTCCTTGCCAATCTCTGGGCGTAAATTCCTATACTTTCATTCATTATGAAGCTCAACGCTCTTTTCTTTGCCTTTGCGGCTGGTACCGCGCTGGCTGCTCCCCGACACAAGAAGCGGGCTACCTTTGAGTGTTTGTCTCGTCTTGCAGCGGTTCTCTGAAATGTCTGCTAACCAGTGGCAGTCTTCGGAGTCAACGAGTCCGGTGCTGAATTCGGCGAAGACACCCTCCCCGGCGTCTGGGTATGTCAAACAAATCAATAACGGATGAGCACAGCTGATTATAGTCAACCAGGGAACCGACTACACCTTCCCCGACCCAGACACCATCTCGACCCTGATCTCCGATGGCTTCAATATCTTCCGCATCCAGTTCAAAATGGAGCGCCTGACCCCCGAGATCACAGGCTCCTTTAACGATGCCTACCTGAAGAACCTGACTTCGGTGAGTTGAAACccctattatatagtttgGAAGCCCTAACAAGTCAGACCATCGAGTCAGTCACCAGCGCCGGTGCAACCGCGATCCTGGATCCCCACAACTACGGCCGATTGTATGTTCCCCTCTTATAGTAAATGATTAATTCTATGCTAATCAAATACAAGCAACGACGAAATCATAAACGCCCCCGACGACTTCCAAACCTGGTGGAAGAACGTCGCAACCGAATTCGCGAACAACACCAACGTCATTTTCGACACCAGTATGGCCCCCCCCCCTTAACACATAGCACAACTATTCTAACTCGTTCAGACAACGAATACCACGAAATGGACC is a window of Aspergillus puulaauensis MK2 DNA, chromosome 4, nearly complete sequence DNA encoding:
- a CDS encoding uncharacterized protein (COG:S;~EggNog:ENOG410PP73;~InterPro:IPR037217,IPR000898;~go_function: GO:0020037 - heme binding [Evidence IEA];~go_function: GO:0046872 - metal ion binding [Evidence IEA];~go_process: GO:0019441 - tryptophan catabolic process to kynurenine [Evidence IEA]); this translates as MSPLSKPVSSGNQAYQNALSQIKLATENEPVLRELKHLVDVDGAGSWPPRATHRDTWPAVLRPYHDIYLEVMPYLATEDVITDNEINTERRNSFRERVRRALFERVDLPSVKDILCATENKDNCEGILAPASYNGFGACIATMRHVYRWGVIPVVKVAQEEKIIDFPEELNLPWPFICRRYGVTSKGGNVMTNYFCNFDERERIVYEINGALSDLIRTAEYNFSHIFVVVERLALPIYHEMAKSIIHYTRGNKHACLASLKAIVEQLPGLLRVFYKTLVEAQISPKVWMRYVQGPSGWGAGEMINGEYVEYDGLSGSHTPFFRVADAFLGLSPYFSEENMRRYIPESQRKLCQAIHEHGFREKAKEAGDGLIGIEIENMLKQLRLFRATHRARIHKYLGVPAPERLIMTAGRSVLESEEIPEIDTAIKHLDGILEKRLKMTK
- a CDS encoding uncharacterized protein (COG:S;~EggNog:ENOG410PPV6;~InterPro:IPR017946,IPR016674;~SECRETED:SignalP(1-26);~go_function: GO:0004620 - phospholipase activity [Evidence IEA];~go_function: GO:0008081 - phosphoric diester hydrolase activity [Evidence IEA];~go_process: GO:0006629 - lipid metabolic process [Evidence IEA];~go_process: GO:0016042 - lipid catabolic process [Evidence IEA]), which produces MPSLLVAVYRTIFLTLCALNILGCAAQSPGHHHHHRHLHQQRQQQQQRPIYAIAHRVLSPSAVTAALSHGANAIEVDLTAQEKTGWWADHSGEANSTDSTAQELFTSVADARRHGQNVTFVWLDIKNPDLCDPKRMPECSIEALRDLARDILQPAGVKALYGFYQTADSRGFKVMSESITDNGNEAVVLSGKASEVATQYENKGIEAPRKLMDDGFPQMENNFGTCREPGNFTCAELRNASDMRDQGQLGKTMGWTSTRGDSGRVDMLLGTARVDGIIYGFQDKEYRNDPVVIEAFGDIRSFVDRHSDSHRMATVDDVPW